From the genome of Papaver somniferum cultivar HN1 chromosome 2, ASM357369v1, whole genome shotgun sequence, one region includes:
- the LOC113350417 gene encoding threonine synthase, chloroplastic-like, with translation MAACSLFQASSPCTLNPRTSKSFLRNPRTQSLSIRSCSSSSATPSITSISSESSSNCHSKHRRPADENIRDEAKRTHITDNNHGFSAKYVPFNADPSSTESYSLDEIIYRSKSGGLLDVQHDMEALKKFDGKYWKNLFDSRIGKTTWPYGSGVWSKKEWVLPEIDSDHIVSAFEGNSNLFWAERYGKTILGMNDLWVKHCGISHTGSFKDLGMTVLVSQVNRLRKLGKPVVGVGCASTGDTSAALSAYCAAAGIPAIVFLPANKISMAQLVQPIANGAKVISLDTDFDGCMQLIREVTAELPIYLANSLNSLRLEGQKTAAIEILQQFDWEVPDWVIVPGGNLGNIYAFYKGFQMCKELGLVDRIPRMVCAQAANANPLYLHYKSGWDSEFKPVTAATTFASAIQIGDPVSIDRAVFALKNCDGIVEEASEEELMDAMSQADLTGMFICPHTGVALAALIKLRNSGVIQPNDRTVVVSTAHGLKFTQSKIDYHSKEIPDMASRFANPPIEVKADFGAVMDVLKKRVLNTV, from the exons ATGGCCGCCTGTTCACTCTTCCAAGCATCCTCCCCCTGTACACTAAACCCTAGAACCTCAAAATCTTTCCTCCGCAACCCTCGAACTCAATCCCTATCAATCAGATCTTGTTCATCATCATCTGCAACACCATCAATCACATCCATttcatcagaatcatcatcaaACTGTCATTCAAAACACCGCCGCCCAGCCGATGAGAACATCCGTGACGAAGCCAAAAGAACTCACATAACAGACAACAATCATGGATTTTCAGCGAAGTACGTTCCATTCAACGCAGATCCGTCTTCAACCGAGTCGTATTCGTTGGATGAGATTATCTACAGGAGCAAATCGGGCGGGTTATTGGATGTGCAACATGATATGGAGGCGTTGAAGAAATTCGACGGCAAGTATTGGAAGAATTTGTTCGATTCCAGGATTGGGAAGACGACCTGGCCTTATGGATCTGGAGTTTGGTCTAAAAAGGAGTGGGTTCTTCCGGAGATTGATTCCGATCATATTGTCAGTGCATTTGAAGGGAATTCGAATTTGTTCTGGGCGGAGAGGTACGGGAAGACGATTTTGGGGATGAATGATTTGTGGGTGAAACATTGTGGGATTTCACATACTGGGAGTTTTAAGGATTTGGGGATGACTGTGTTGGTGAGTCAAGTGAATCGGTTGAGGAAATTGGGGAAACCGGTTGTTGGTGTTGGTTGTGCTAGTACTGGCGATACCTCGGCGGCGTTGTCTGCGTATTGTGCTGCGGCTGGGATACCTGCGATTGTGTTTTTGCCGGCGAATAAGATTTCGATGGCTCAGTTGGTACAGCCGATTGCGAATGGTGCAAAGGTGATTAGTTTGGATACTGATTTTGATGGGTGTATGCAGTTGATTAGGGAGGTGACGGCAGAGTTGCCGATTTATTTGGCGAATTCCTTGAATAGTTTGAGACTTGAAGGGCAAAAGACGGCTGCGATTGAGATATTGCAGCAGTTTGATTGGGAGGTTCCGGATTGGGTTATTGTGCCTGGTGGGAATTTGGGGAATATTTATGCATTTTACAAAGGGTTTCAGATGTGTAAGGAGTTGGGGCTCGTTGATCGAATTCCACGGATGGTTTGTGCACAAGCAGCGAATGCGAATCCCTTGTATTTGCATTACAAGTCTGGGTGGGATAGTGAATTTAAACCTGTTACGGCGGCTACTACTTTTGCATCTGCAATTCAGATTGGTGATCCAGTTTCGATTGATAGAGCTGTTTTTGCGTTGAAAAATTGTGATGGGATTGTGGAGGAAGCGTCGGAGGAGGAATTGATGGATGCAATGTCACAGGCTGATCTTACTGGAATGTTTATTTGTCCTCATACTGGTGTTGCACTTGCGGCGTTGATTAAGCTTAGAAACAGTGGGGTTATTCAACCTAATGATCGGACAGTTGTTGTTAGTACTGCTCATGGGTTGAAATTTACACAATCCAAGATTGATTACCACTCAAAGGAAATTCCAGACATGGCTTCCAGATTCGCTAACCCACCTATAGAAGTGAAGGCAGATTTTGGAGCGGTTATGGATGTTTTGAAGAAGAGGGTGCTGA ATACCGTTTAG